The following are from one region of the Nicotiana tomentosiformis chromosome 7, ASM39032v3, whole genome shotgun sequence genome:
- the LOC104096146 gene encoding protein MAIN-LIKE 2-like, translating to MIERWKPEMHMFHLPIDEATITLEDMEVFFELSVDGLPVAYPHAFRDYMGLHYLHILQQLTGFQPAEETALSGASCLHLTPIRHHLEEIDAEITDDSPPEVIEWHTRLMLLLMFGGVLFPNTLGNLVSLRFLHHLEKYHEVVVVGEDGFPSKVVLRHP from the coding sequence atgatagagcggtggAAACCGGAGATGCACATGTTTCATTTACCCATCGACGAGGCTACCATCACACTTGAGGACATGGAGGTTTTTTTCGAGCTGTCGGTTGATGGATTACCTGTAGCTTACCCGCATGCTTTCAGAGACTACATGGGATTGCATTACCTGCATATATTGCAGCAGCTCACCGGATTCCAGCCAGCGGAGGAGACTGCATTGAGTGGGGCCAGTTGTTTGCATTTGACGCCCATCCGGCATCATCTGGAGGAGATAGATGCGGAGATTACAGATGATTCACCACCGGAGGTTATTGAATGGCACACGAGATTGATGCTGCTCCTGATGTTTGGTGGTGTACTGTTCCCGAACACTTTGGGAAACCTAGTCAGTTTGAGATTTCTACATCATCTTGAGAAATATCATGAGGTCGTGGTGGTCGGCGAGGACGGGTTCCCCAGCAAAGTGGTGTTGAGGCACCCGTAG
- the LOC138895515 gene encoding uncharacterized protein, translated as MVGEKILLRLSPMKGVMRFGKKGKLSPRYIGPFEILKKIGDVAYELALPPSLWGVHPLFHVSMLWKNVEDPSHVLDFSTVQLYGNLTYDVEPVAILDRQVRKLRSKNIASVKVQWRVQPAEKPTWETG; from the coding sequence atggtaggagagaagatACTACTCCGactttcgcctatgaagggtgttatgagattcgggaagaagggcaagttgagtcctaggtatattggaccttttgaaatacttaagaagattggagatgtggcttatgaacttgctttaccACCTAGTCTATGGGGTGTTCATCCattatttcatgtatctatgctttgGAAGAATGTcgaggatccgtctcatgttttggattttagcacagtGCAGTTgtatggtaatttgacttatgatgtggagccggtggccatcttggaccggcaagttcgaaagttgagatcaaagaacatagcttcagtgaaagtgcagtggagagttCAGCCAGCCGAAAAACCTACTTGGGAGACTGGCTGA